The DNA region CCCGTCGCGTCGTCGAGGACGAGACAGGCGAACAGCGACCGGTCCTCCCGTACGGCGACGCTCGCGGCGAACTGGGCGAGCACGAGCCGCGCGAGCATCCGGGAGGCGTCGGCGTGCCCGCGCTCGGGCAGGTCGATCCGCACCCGCACAGGGTGGTCGAGGGCGCGCAGGGAGAAGGGACGGGACTGCCCGGACGTGTCGAAGAACCCGGCGAACGCGGGGCGGTCGAGCAGCGCCACCCGATCGGCGAGCACACTCCCCACATCCCCCGGCTGCCCCAACTGCCGCTCCCGCGCGTCGAGTTCGCGCAGCAGGGACTCCTTCCCACCCTCCGTGAGCGCAGTGCGCAGTGCGCCGAGCGGTCCGGGCGTGCCATCGAGCAGCTGCCTCAGCTCGGGCACGGACGGGAATCGGCCGTGCACGCCCCGGAACGGCCCGAGCAGCTGGGCCAGCACGGTGGTGGACCGCCTGCTGTCCGCCCCGGGATGCGGATCGGCGAGGTCCCCGACGAGTGCCTCGGCGAGTACGGCCGCCGCCTCGTCGGGGTCGGTGGTCCCGCCGTACAGATCGAGGTCGTACACGGACTCGGGATTGCCCACCCGCACCACGACGTCGTACGCGTCCACCGGCCCGAGCCCCGCCCCCGCGGCCCCGACGACGACCACGGCGGCCCGCCCCGCGAGCGCGTGCAGGCACAGCGACTCGGCGAGCGGCCAGACGACCCCGCCGGTCTTGCCGGATCCGGCGGGCCCGACCGCGAGCAGCGAGGTGCCCAGCAGGTCCGGTCCGAGCGCGAGGCCGGTCCCGCGGTAGGAGTACGGGTTCCGCGGATCGTCGGCCGTCGTGCCGAGCCGCACCTGCCCGGTGACGAGATCGTGCTTGGCGAGCCGTCCGGGCAGATCCCGCTCCCCGGAAGGGTGCAGACAGGCGGCGGCTCCGTCCTGCAGGACGGCACCGCTGAAGGTGGCGAGACTGTGGCGTCCGCTCCGCACGCCCTGCCAGGCCCGGGCGATCCTGGCCTGGTCGACATCGCGCATGCGGCCGGCCCGGGCCTCGGCGCCGAGCCGCTCGGCGGCGTCGGCGGCACCGGCGGCGCGCAGCTGGTTCCACTGGGCGGGGTCCTCCTCGGGCGCGGGCGGTGCCTGCTGGGGCTGTCGGCGCCGGAGTCTGGGGGCGACGAAGCGGCGCCAGACCTCGCTCCAGCGGCCGACCCGCCCGACCGCGACCATGATGACCAGGGCGACAAGCAGCTCATAACCCCGGTACACGATGAGAATGCCGACGTCACCGAGGTCACTGTCGGCGCCGCGCCAGGAGTCGGGGGTGATCAGGAAGAGGGGCACCCACCACCAGTCACCCAGGTAGCGGTTCTGCAGCAGCGACCAGATCAGCCACCCCACCAGGAAGGCGATCAACGCGCCGCTGAGCAGTTGGCGCGTGGGGATCTCCTCGGGCTCCTCATCCGGCCGCGGCAGATGCCCGAAGCGCCACACGCCCGGCGCGGCCTCGGGCCTGGGGGTCCGCAGCCAGGTGAGAAAGCTGGACCCGTCCGGCGCCGGCGGCATCCCGGGCGCCTGCGCGGGCCGTGGCGGCACCTGGGGCGGTCCCGCCGGCCGCGGCACACGATCGGCGTGCGTGCCCCGTGCGTCCTGCGTGCCGTCGCTGTCCATCGCCTCTGCCACCCCTGACCAGCCGCTCCATACGTGGTTTGCGAGTCAATCTAACGCCCTCACAAGGGGAGTTCACCGCTTACCGGGCCGGGTACGCGGCGATACGGACACCGCGGCCCCTCGTCGCTCCCCGCCCACGCTATGTCCATGACGGACAACCGAATCTCCCGACAACGCCCAGATGGAGCATGCCCACCCCCCATTCCCGGCTCTAGCCTGCGAAGAAGGAAGCGGAGCGTCCGAGGAATCCGTTCGCAAGCCGTCCGCCACGCCCTTGCCGACGTCCTGCCGACGTCTCTCCGGCGTCCTTCCCGAAGACCTTCCCCAAGCCGTTCGCAAGACCCCCCAGGGAGCCCCTCATGAGCACACTTCCGCAGGAGCGCCGCGTCGTCACCGCCATTCCCGGTCCGAAGTCGCAGGAACTGCAGGCCCGCCGGATCGCCGCGGTCGCGGCCGGAGTGGGGTCCGTACTGCCCGTCTTCACCGCGCGCGCGAGCGGCGGGATCATCGAGGACGTCGACGGGAACCGGCTGATCGACTTCGGTTCCGGCATCGCCGTGACGTCCGTCGGCGCGTCCGCCGAGGCCGTCGTACGCCGGGCCTCCGCCCAGCTCCAGGACTTCACCCACACCTGTTTCATGGTCACGCCGTACGAGGGTTACGTGGCCGTCGCCGAGGCGCTGGCCGAGCTGACCCCCGGCGACCACGCCAAGAAGAGCGCCCTCTTCAACTCCGGCGCCGAGGCCGTCGAGAACGCCGTGAAGATCGCCCGGGCACACACCAAGCGGCAGGCCGTCGTCGTCTTCGACCACGGCTACCACGGGCGCACCAACCTCACGATGGCGCTGACCTCGAAGAACATGCCGTACAAGCACGGCTTCGGCCCGTTCGCGCCCGAGGTCTACCGCGTGCCGGTGGCGTACGGCTACCGCTGGCCGACCGGTGCGGACAACGCGGGCCCCGAGGCCGCCGCGCAGGCCATCGACCAGATCAGCAAGCAGGTCGGCGCGGAGAACGTGGCCGCGATCGTCATCGAGCCGCTGCTCGGCGAGGGCGGCTTCATCGAGCCCGCCAAGGGCTTCCTGCCGGCCCTCAGCAGGTTCGCCACCGACAACGGCATCGTCTTCGTCGCGGACGAGATCCAGTCCGGCTTCTGCCGTACGGGTCAGTGGTTCGCGTGCGAGGACGAGGGCGTCGTCCCGGACCTGATCACCACCGCCAAGGGCATCGCGGGCGGTCTGCCGCTCGCCGCCGTCACGGGCCGCGCCGAGATCATGGACGCCGCGCACGCGGGCGGCCTGGGCGGCACCTACGGCGGCAACCCGGTGGCCTGCGCGGGCGCGCTCGGCTCGATCGAGACGATGAAGGAGCTCGACCTCAACGCGAAGGCGAAGAACATCGAGGCCGTCATGAAGGCCCGCCTGGGCGCGATGGCCGAGAAGTTCGACATCATCGGCGACGTCCGGGGCCGCGGCGCGATGATCGCCATCGAGCTGGTCAAGGACCGTACGACGAAGGAGCCGAACGCGGAGGCGACCGCCGCGCTCGCCAAGGCGTGCCACCAGGAGGGCCTGCTGGTCCTTACCTGTGGCACCTACGGCAACGTGCTGCGCTTCCTGCCGCCGCTGGTCATCGGCGAGGACCTGCTGAACGAGGGACTCGACATCATCGAGCAGGCTTTTGCCCGCATCTGAGCGGAGTCTGTCTCATCGGTTCCGGTGTCGCGGTGGTGAGGAGCGGGGCGTGTGAAGAACGTGTGCGAGGTGCATGGCGGGACGCGAATCCACCTGTCGGAGCCCTCACCCCTGACGTAGGTTCTACCCAGATGAGAGATACACCCCGGCCACAGGGGACTGTGGACGGTACCGGGACGGGGCCTCCCCAGCTTCGCCCTGGGCGTGCCTCGCGCACACAACCGGAGCTTCCGGCTTCGGGTCTCCTCACCGATCGGACAGTCGCCCGCCCCAAACCCCCCGGGGCGTGCGACAACCCGATCTGATCGGTTCCACCGAAGGGCTTGCACCTACCCCCCCTGGTGCAAGCCCTTCGGCGCGTCTGCGCTCCGCTGGTGGTGGGGGTGGGCGTCTGCTGGGCTGGTGTTGTGGGGTGGGTGCGGGTCGGTGGGGGCTTGTCGCGCAGTTCCCCGCGCCCCTTGTAGGGGCGCCTCCGTCACCCCAGGCGATCATGGCTGGCAAGGTGTGGGGCATGGCTAGCGTTCCGGATCGGCGTTCATCGCCACATGTGCCTGACAGTCAGGGTCAGGCTGGAGGACACACAGGTTCGGTGCCCCCGGTCTGGGTCCTCGGGCCGCTCCTCCTCCTGTTCGCCCTCCTGACCTGGCAGGCCGCCGTCGACGGCCCCGTGCGCCGGGCGGACGAGCGGCTCGCCGGGGAGGTCAGGGGCAGTCGTCTGCCGAGCGGTGCCGCCGAGTTTCTCGCGGATCTCGGCAACCTCGCGGTGGCCGTTCCCGTGCTGCTCGCGGTCGTCGTCTACGTGTCCTGGCGGGCCCGGCGCGCGGACCTGCCCCGCTGGTGGGTTCCGTCGCTCGCGGCTCTGGTCGCGATGGCCGCCGTACCGGCATTGGTCGTGCCTCTGAAGGAAGCCGTCGGCCGCACCGGCCCGCCCGGCATGGCCGGGGACGGCTACTACCCCTCGGGCCACACGGCCACGGCCGCCGTCGCCTACGGCGCGGCCGTCCTCCTCCTGCTCCCCTGGCTCCACAGCCGCTACCGCCGCCGCGAACTCGTCATCGGCTGCCTGGTCCTGGTGACGGCGGTGAGCTTCGGCCTGATCCGCCGCGGCTACCACTGGCCGCTGGATGTGGCGGGGAGTTGGTGTCTGAGCGCCATGCTGCTGCTGGGGCTCGCGATGGTCACGAGCCGCAGCAGCGACACGGCTCGTCAGCCGAAGTAGCCGTCGAAGTTCCTCGAGAACTCCCACCCCCCGAACCGGTCCCAGTTGATCGACCACGTCATCAGGCCGCGGAGGGCGGGCCAGGTGCCGTGGGTCGTGTATGAGCCGCAGTTGGTCTTCTTGGTGAGGCAGTCGAGGGCCTTGTTGGTCTCGGAGGACGGGACGTGGCCGTTGCCCGCGTTCGTCGTCGCCGGCATTCCGATGGCGATCTGGTCGGGGCGCAGGGGCGGGAAGACGTTGTTCGCGTCGCCCGCGACCGGGAAGCCCGTGAGGAGCATGTCGGTCATGGCTATGTGGAAGTCGGCGCCGCCCATGGAGTGGTACTGGTTGTCGAGGCCCATGATCGGGCCCGAGTTGTAGTCCTGGACGTGCAGGAGCGTCAGGTCGTCGCGCAGGGCGTGGATGACGGGGAGGTAGGCGCCGGCGCGCGGGTCCTGGCCGCCCCACTTGCCGGTTCCGTAGTACTGGTAGCCGAGTTGGACGAAGAACGTCTCCGGCGCC from Streptomyces sp. NBC_00258 includes:
- a CDS encoding ATP-binding protein, which translates into the protein MDSDGTQDARGTHADRVPRPAGPPQVPPRPAQAPGMPPAPDGSSFLTWLRTPRPEAAPGVWRFGHLPRPDEEPEEIPTRQLLSGALIAFLVGWLIWSLLQNRYLGDWWWVPLFLITPDSWRGADSDLGDVGILIVYRGYELLVALVIMVAVGRVGRWSEVWRRFVAPRLRRRQPQQAPPAPEEDPAQWNQLRAAGAADAAERLGAEARAGRMRDVDQARIARAWQGVRSGRHSLATFSGAVLQDGAAACLHPSGERDLPGRLAKHDLVTGQVRLGTTADDPRNPYSYRGTGLALGPDLLGTSLLAVGPAGSGKTGGVVWPLAESLCLHALAGRAAVVVVGAAGAGLGPVDAYDVVVRVGNPESVYDLDLYGGTTDPDEAAAVLAEALVGDLADPHPGADSRRSTTVLAQLLGPFRGVHGRFPSVPELRQLLDGTPGPLGALRTALTEGGKESLLRELDARERQLGQPGDVGSVLADRVALLDRPAFAGFFDTSGQSRPFSLRALDHPVRVRIDLPERGHADASRMLARLVLAQFAASVAVREDRSLFACLVLDDATGVITPEAVRGIQRLRSANAGVVMTLRTLDDVPRPLRSPLLGAIGCRMALSGLTPWDGQDFAEVWGKEWTEARDVTDRQIIAETPAGKAVHMLRRVITGNAPTARAVTVRQVERERWSASELAHGVPPGHAVLSLTSVRGEHAPPLLVDLRN
- the gabT gene encoding 4-aminobutyrate--2-oxoglutarate transaminase translates to MSTLPQERRVVTAIPGPKSQELQARRIAAVAAGVGSVLPVFTARASGGIIEDVDGNRLIDFGSGIAVTSVGASAEAVVRRASAQLQDFTHTCFMVTPYEGYVAVAEALAELTPGDHAKKSALFNSGAEAVENAVKIARAHTKRQAVVVFDHGYHGRTNLTMALTSKNMPYKHGFGPFAPEVYRVPVAYGYRWPTGADNAGPEAAAQAIDQISKQVGAENVAAIVIEPLLGEGGFIEPAKGFLPALSRFATDNGIVFVADEIQSGFCRTGQWFACEDEGVVPDLITTAKGIAGGLPLAAVTGRAEIMDAAHAGGLGGTYGGNPVACAGALGSIETMKELDLNAKAKNIEAVMKARLGAMAEKFDIIGDVRGRGAMIAIELVKDRTTKEPNAEATAALAKACHQEGLLVLTCGTYGNVLRFLPPLVIGEDLLNEGLDIIEQAFARI
- a CDS encoding phosphatase PAP2 family protein, producing MPPVWVLGPLLLLFALLTWQAAVDGPVRRADERLAGEVRGSRLPSGAAEFLADLGNLAVAVPVLLAVVVYVSWRARRADLPRWWVPSLAALVAMAAVPALVVPLKEAVGRTGPPGMAGDGYYPSGHTATAAVAYGAAVLLLLPWLHSRYRRRELVIGCLVLVTAVSFGLIRRGYHWPLDVAGSWCLSAMLLLGLAMVTSRSSDTARQPK